One genomic window of Nakamurella panacisegetis includes the following:
- a CDS encoding aconitate hydratase, protein MSSTQDSFAAKQTLTVTSGSGDQSYEIYKIKDVPGLENAAKLPFSLKVLLENLVRTEDGANITREHILALANWDPNAEPDTEIQFTPARVIMQDFTGVPCIVDLATMREAMADLGGDPDKINPLAPAEMVIDHSVIADVFGRADAFERNVELEYERNRERYQFLRWGQTAFDEFKVVPPGTGIVHQVNIEHLARVVMVRGGKAYPDTLVGTDSHTTMVNGLGVLGWGVGGIEAEAAMLGQPVSMLIPRVVGFKLTGALPDGTTATDLVLTITEMLRKHGVVGKFVEFYGEGVAAVPLANRATIGNMSPEFGSTAAMFPIDEETITYMRLTGRPEEQLALVEAYAKAQGLWHDAAVEPVFSEYLSLDLATIVPSIAGPKRPQDRVILSESVPVFREALKAYASNGDAHDSVDEQGLETFPASDAPSHDPHQTSDSYPPVPAAPAATSGSRRASKPTKVVMDGQEFELDHGHVAVAAITSCTNTSNPQVMIGAALLAKKAVERGLERKPWVKTTLSPGSKVVMDYYERAGLLPYMEKLGFNLAGFGCMTCIGNSGPLQDEISAAINEADLAVVSVLSGNRNFEGRINPDIKMNYLASPPLVVAYALAGSMDIDITRDSLGDDQHGNPVYLHDIWPSPAEVEEVIAQAINQEMFTRDYADVFAGDERWKSLPTPTGKTFEWDPDSTYVRKPTYFEGMSPEPSPVVDISGARVLAKLGDSVTTDHISPAGNIKAGTPAAQYLTEHGVTRKDFNSYGSRRGNHEVMIRGTFANIRLRNQLLDGVEGGYTRNFLADGEQSFIYDASAAYQAAGVPLVILAGAEYGSGSSRDWAAKGTALLGVKAVIAVSYERIHRSNLIGMGVIPLQFPAGETADTLGLSGTETFAISGITALNEGSTPKSVTVTATPADAGAAPIVFEAKVRIDTPGEADYYRNGGIMQYVLRNLLAASK, encoded by the coding sequence GTGTCTTCCACTCAGGACAGTTTCGCCGCCAAGCAGACCCTGACCGTCACTTCCGGTTCTGGTGACCAGAGCTACGAGATCTACAAGATCAAGGACGTCCCCGGGCTGGAGAACGCGGCCAAGCTGCCCTTCTCGCTGAAGGTGCTGCTGGAGAACCTCGTCCGCACCGAGGACGGCGCCAACATCACCCGGGAGCACATCCTGGCCCTGGCGAACTGGGATCCCAACGCCGAGCCGGACACCGAGATCCAGTTCACCCCGGCCCGCGTCATCATGCAGGACTTCACGGGTGTCCCGTGCATCGTCGACCTGGCCACCATGCGCGAGGCGATGGCCGATCTCGGCGGCGACCCGGACAAGATCAACCCGCTGGCCCCGGCCGAGATGGTCATCGATCACTCGGTCATCGCCGACGTCTTCGGGCGGGCGGACGCCTTCGAACGGAACGTCGAGCTGGAGTACGAGCGCAACCGGGAGCGCTACCAGTTCCTGCGCTGGGGCCAGACCGCGTTCGACGAGTTCAAGGTCGTCCCGCCCGGGACCGGAATCGTCCACCAGGTCAACATCGAGCACCTGGCCCGCGTGGTCATGGTCCGCGGCGGCAAGGCCTACCCGGACACGCTGGTCGGCACCGACTCCCACACCACGATGGTCAACGGCCTCGGCGTGCTCGGCTGGGGCGTTGGCGGCATCGAGGCCGAGGCGGCCATGCTCGGCCAGCCCGTGTCCATGCTGATCCCGCGCGTGGTCGGCTTCAAGCTCACCGGCGCGCTGCCCGACGGCACCACGGCCACCGACCTGGTGCTGACCATCACCGAGATGCTGCGCAAGCACGGCGTGGTCGGCAAGTTCGTCGAGTTCTACGGCGAGGGTGTGGCCGCGGTCCCGCTGGCCAACCGCGCGACCATCGGCAACATGAGCCCGGAGTTCGGCTCGACCGCGGCCATGTTCCCGATCGACGAGGAAACCATCACCTACATGCGGCTCACCGGCCGCCCCGAGGAACAGCTGGCCCTGGTCGAGGCCTACGCCAAGGCCCAGGGACTCTGGCACGACGCGGCCGTCGAACCGGTCTTCTCCGAGTACCTCTCGCTCGACCTGGCCACCATCGTTCCGTCGATCGCCGGCCCGAAGCGCCCGCAGGACCGCGTGATCCTGTCCGAGTCGGTTCCGGTGTTCCGTGAGGCCCTGAAGGCGTACGCCAGCAACGGCGACGCGCACGACTCGGTCGACGAGCAGGGCCTGGAGACGTTCCCGGCGTCGGACGCGCCGTCGCACGACCCGCACCAGACCTCGGACTCCTACCCGCCGGTGCCGGCGGCTCCGGCCGCGACCTCGGGTTCGCGCCGGGCCTCGAAGCCGACCAAGGTCGTCATGGACGGTCAGGAATTCGAACTGGACCACGGCCACGTCGCCGTCGCCGCCATCACCTCGTGCACCAACACGTCGAACCCGCAGGTCATGATCGGCGCCGCGCTGCTGGCCAAGAAGGCAGTGGAGCGGGGTCTGGAGCGCAAGCCCTGGGTCAAGACCACGCTCTCCCCCGGCTCCAAGGTGGTCATGGACTACTACGAGCGGGCCGGCCTGCTCCCCTACATGGAAAAGCTCGGCTTCAACCTGGCCGGCTTCGGCTGCATGACGTGCATCGGCAACTCGGGCCCGCTGCAGGACGAGATCTCGGCCGCGATCAACGAGGCCGATCTGGCCGTCGTCTCGGTGCTCTCGGGCAACCGGAACTTCGAGGGCCGGATCAACCCCGACATCAAGATGAACTACCTGGCGTCCCCGCCGCTGGTCGTGGCCTACGCGCTGGCCGGTTCCATGGACATCGACATCACCCGCGACTCTCTCGGCGACGACCAGCACGGGAACCCGGTCTACCTGCACGACATCTGGCCCTCGCCGGCGGAGGTCGAGGAAGTCATCGCCCAGGCGATCAACCAGGAGATGTTCACCCGCGACTACGCCGACGTGTTCGCCGGCGACGAGCGCTGGAAGAGCCTGCCCACGCCGACCGGGAAGACCTTCGAGTGGGACCCGGACTCGACGTACGTCCGCAAGCCCACCTACTTCGAGGGCATGTCGCCCGAGCCGTCGCCGGTCGTCGACATCTCGGGGGCCCGGGTGCTGGCCAAGCTGGGTGATTCGGTGACCACCGACCACATCTCCCCGGCCGGCAACATCAAGGCCGGCACCCCGGCTGCGCAGTACCTGACCGAGCACGGCGTGACGCGCAAGGACTTCAACTCCTACGGCTCCCGCCGCGGCAACCACGAGGTGATGATCCGCGGCACCTTCGCCAACATCCGGCTGCGCAACCAGCTGCTGGACGGTGTCGAGGGCGGGTACACCCGCAACTTCCTGGCCGACGGGGAGCAGTCGTTCATCTACGACGCGTCCGCCGCCTACCAGGCCGCCGGCGTTCCCCTGGTGATCCTGGCCGGTGCCGAGTACGGCTCCGGATCGTCCCGGGACTGGGCGGCCAAGGGCACCGCGCTGCTCGGCGTGAAGGCCGTCATCGCCGTCTCCTACGAGCGCATCCACCGCTCGAACCTGATCGGCATGGGTGTCATCCCGTTGCAGTTCCCGGCCGGCGAGACGGCCGACACGCTCGGCCTTTCCGGCACCGAGACCTTCGCCATCTCCGGCATCACGGCCCTCAACGAGGGCTCGACCCCGAAGTCCGTCACGGTCACCGCCACGCCGGCGGATGCCGGGGCGGCACCGATCGTCTTCGAGGCCAAGGTGCGCATCGACACCCCCGGTGAGGCCGACTACTACCGCAATGGCGGCATCATGCAGTACGTGCTGCGGAACCTGCTCGCCGCGTCGAAGTAG
- a CDS encoding TetR/AcrR family transcriptional regulator: MPRVSPDHLAARRQQILDGARAAFARHGYEGATVRVLEEEIGLSRGAIFHHFADKDAVFMALAGQDAAAMAATVAREGLVRVMRDMIDAPDTGWLGTQLEISRRCRTDAKFRDAWAAQSAQVRVATRARLARQRDAGVLRTDVDIEVLASYLELVLEGLVTHLAQGLPGDRMSPVLDVVEMSVRR, translated from the coding sequence ATGCCCCGGGTCAGTCCGGATCACCTTGCGGCCCGGCGCCAGCAGATCCTCGACGGTGCCCGTGCCGCGTTTGCGCGGCACGGGTACGAGGGCGCGACGGTGCGGGTACTCGAGGAGGAGATCGGGCTGAGCCGGGGCGCCATCTTCCACCACTTCGCCGACAAGGATGCCGTGTTCATGGCCCTGGCCGGACAGGACGCGGCCGCCATGGCGGCCACGGTGGCCCGTGAGGGCCTGGTGCGCGTCATGCGGGACATGATCGACGCGCCGGACACCGGCTGGCTGGGCACCCAGCTGGAGATCTCCCGGCGGTGCCGCACCGACGCCAAATTCCGGGACGCCTGGGCCGCACAGTCGGCCCAGGTCCGGGTGGCCACGCGGGCCCGGCTGGCCCGGCAGCGCGACGCCGGGGTGTTGCGTACCGACGTGGACATCGAGGTGCTGGCCTCCTACCTGGAGCTGGTGCTGGAGGGGCTCGTCACTCACCTGGCCCAGGGCCTGCCCGGTGACCGGATGTCGCCCGTGCTCGATGTCGTGGAGATGTCCGTTAGGCGTTAG
- a CDS encoding trimeric intracellular cation channel family protein — MQALITEVLNYIGLSAFALSGALMGVRRQFDAIGMTVLATITALGGGVIRDLLMGSVPPDALTHTWWLVVPLVATALTFFFHPQVTRLRRAVQFFDAVGLGLFCTSATAKALAFGLSPLASVILGVVTGIGGGILRDLLCGEIPAVLRRDSQLYAIPAILGCTVAVTALYFGAPTTLTQFLCAAFITGFRLLAIWRKWRGPVPATPHA, encoded by the coding sequence GTGCAGGCGCTGATCACCGAGGTCCTCAACTACATCGGCCTGTCGGCTTTCGCGCTGTCCGGTGCTCTGATGGGGGTGCGGCGTCAGTTCGACGCGATCGGCATGACCGTCCTGGCCACGATCACCGCTCTCGGCGGGGGCGTCATCCGGGATCTGCTGATGGGATCGGTGCCACCGGACGCGCTGACCCACACCTGGTGGCTGGTGGTGCCGCTGGTCGCCACCGCGCTGACCTTCTTCTTCCACCCGCAGGTGACCAGGCTGCGCCGGGCCGTGCAGTTCTTCGACGCGGTCGGGCTCGGCCTGTTCTGCACCAGCGCCACCGCCAAGGCCCTGGCGTTCGGGCTCAGTCCGCTGGCGTCGGTGATCCTCGGCGTCGTGACCGGTATCGGGGGCGGCATCCTGCGAGATCTGTTGTGCGGCGAGATCCCGGCCGTGCTACGCCGCGATTCGCAGCTGTACGCGATCCCGGCCATCCTCGGCTGCACGGTGGCGGTCACCGCCCTCTACTTCGGCGCCCCGACGACCCTGACCCAGTTCCTCTGCGCCGCCTTCATCACCGGATTCCGGCTGCTGGCCATCTGGCGGAAGTGGCGGGGGCCGGTCCCGGCGACGCCGCACGCCTAA
- a CDS encoding enoyl-CoA hydratase/isomerase family protein has protein sequence MTRGRLVASTAGPVLTITLNRPDIRNAQLPATWEALAHIGSRVPAETRVVVLTGAGEAFSAGLDRSILAPSPDSVLFQVASAPDAVAHNMIADFQRGFTWLSDPSFVSVAAVQGYAIGAGFQLALACDLLVAADDAQFSMAEVTLGLVPDLTGTGRLTRAVGFQRALEICATGRRVSAGEAVQIGLALTAVPADDLERAVADLTDALLSSPVEAVRAVTRLIGSAVTATPADQLQAEQHEQLNRLRELAAGAGQ, from the coding sequence CTGACCCGGGGACGGCTGGTCGCGTCGACGGCCGGGCCGGTCCTGACGATCACCCTGAACCGGCCCGACATCCGCAACGCGCAGCTCCCGGCCACGTGGGAAGCACTGGCGCACATCGGTTCCCGCGTTCCGGCGGAGACACGGGTTGTGGTCCTCACCGGAGCCGGGGAGGCGTTCTCGGCCGGACTCGACCGGAGCATCCTGGCCCCGAGTCCGGATTCGGTGCTGTTCCAGGTCGCCTCGGCTCCCGATGCGGTGGCGCACAACATGATCGCCGACTTCCAACGCGGCTTCACCTGGCTCTCCGACCCCTCGTTCGTCTCCGTCGCCGCCGTGCAGGGGTACGCCATCGGTGCCGGGTTCCAGTTGGCTTTGGCCTGCGACCTTCTCGTCGCCGCCGACGATGCCCAGTTCTCGATGGCCGAGGTGACCCTGGGCCTGGTGCCCGACCTCACCGGCACCGGTCGGCTGACCAGGGCGGTCGGCTTCCAGCGGGCCCTGGAGATCTGCGCGACCGGGCGCCGGGTCAGCGCCGGAGAGGCCGTCCAGATCGGTCTGGCCCTCACCGCGGTGCCGGCCGACGACCTGGAACGGGCCGTCGCCGATCTGACCGACGCGTTGCTGTCCAGCCCGGTCGAGGCGGTTCGGGCCGTCACCCGCCTGATCGGTTCGGCGGTCACCGCGACGCCGGCCGACCAGCTGCAGGCCGAGCAGCACGAGCAGCTGAACCGTCTGCGTGAACTGGCGGCCGGCGCCGGCCAGTGA
- a CDS encoding helix-turn-helix domain-containing protein encodes MVAESPSTPTKAESGKAGAIRKGARITGSARDKLTADLRKKYEKGQSIRALADGTGRSYGFVHRLLVDADVPLRGRGGATRTKKK; translated from the coding sequence GTGGTTGCAGAGTCGCCATCAACTCCGACCAAGGCAGAGTCCGGTAAGGCCGGTGCCATCCGGAAGGGCGCCCGGATCACCGGCTCCGCTCGCGACAAGCTGACCGCCGACCTGCGGAAGAAGTACGAGAAGGGCCAGAGCATCCGAGCTCTGGCCGACGGGACCGGTCGCTCCTACGGCTTCGTCCATCGCCTGCTGGTCGATGCGGACGTCCCGTTGCGAGGTCGCGGCGGTGCCACCCGGACGAAGAAGAAGTAG
- a CDS encoding ABC-F family ATP-binding cassette domain-containing protein yields MITATGLELRAGTRILLADTTVRLQHGDRVGLVGRNGAGKTTSLRVLAGESQPYAGTITISGPLGYLPQDPREGDLDMTAKDRVLSARGLDVMVAQLEKVHIQMAELTGAERDAAVERYGRIEERFSSLGGYAAESEAARITSNLGLPDRILEQPMRTLSGGQRRRVELARILFAAADAGDGTMLLLDEPTNHLDADSITWLRDFLKSFSGGLVIISHDVELLAAVVNKVWFLDAVRGELDVYNMTWSRYLDARATDEQRRRRERANAEKKASVLMTQAAKLGAKATKAAAAHQMVRRAEALISNLDEVRVSDRVAKIRFPEPAPCGKTPLTAKNLSKHYGSLEIFTGVDLAIDRGSRVVVLGFNGAGKTTLLKLLGGREKPDTGAVEPGHGLKLGYYAQEHETLDPDRTVWENIRSAAPDAGAQELRNLLGTFLFTGEQLEQPAGTLSGGEKTRLALAGLVSSAANVLLLDEPTNNLDPASREQVLDALRRYAGAVVLVTHDPGAVAALHPERVILLPDGSEDHWSADYLDLVELA; encoded by the coding sequence GTGATCACCGCAACCGGCCTTGAACTGCGGGCTGGGACCCGGATCCTGCTCGCCGACACCACCGTGCGCCTTCAGCACGGCGACCGCGTCGGCCTCGTCGGACGCAACGGCGCCGGCAAGACGACCAGCCTGCGCGTCCTGGCCGGGGAGAGTCAGCCCTACGCCGGCACCATCACCATCAGCGGCCCGCTGGGCTACCTGCCGCAGGATCCCCGCGAGGGCGACCTGGACATGACGGCGAAGGACCGGGTGCTCTCGGCTCGCGGCCTGGACGTCATGGTGGCCCAGCTGGAGAAGGTGCACATCCAGATGGCCGAGCTGACCGGCGCCGAGCGGGATGCCGCGGTCGAGCGGTACGGCCGGATCGAGGAGCGGTTCTCCAGCCTCGGCGGGTACGCCGCCGAGTCGGAGGCGGCCCGGATCACCTCGAACCTGGGCCTGCCCGACCGGATCCTGGAGCAGCCGATGCGCACCCTGTCCGGCGGCCAGCGCCGCCGGGTGGAGCTGGCCCGGATCCTGTTCGCCGCGGCCGACGCCGGCGACGGCACGATGCTGCTGCTGGACGAGCCGACCAACCACCTCGACGCCGATTCCATCACCTGGCTGCGCGACTTCCTCAAGAGCTTCAGCGGTGGGCTGGTGATCATCTCCCACGATGTGGAACTACTGGCCGCCGTGGTCAACAAGGTGTGGTTCCTGGACGCCGTCCGCGGCGAACTCGACGTCTACAACATGACCTGGAGTCGGTACCTGGACGCCAGGGCCACCGACGAGCAGCGGCGACGCCGGGAACGGGCGAACGCCGAGAAGAAGGCGTCCGTCCTGATGACCCAGGCGGCCAAGCTCGGGGCCAAGGCGACCAAGGCCGCCGCGGCACACCAGATGGTCCGGCGGGCCGAGGCGCTGATCTCGAACCTGGACGAGGTGCGGGTCTCCGACCGGGTGGCCAAGATCCGATTCCCGGAGCCGGCCCCCTGCGGCAAGACGCCGCTCACCGCCAAGAACCTGTCCAAGCACTACGGGTCGCTGGAGATCTTCACCGGGGTCGACCTGGCCATCGACCGGGGGAGCCGGGTGGTGGTGCTGGGCTTCAACGGCGCCGGCAAGACGACCTTGCTCAAATTGTTGGGCGGCCGCGAGAAGCCGGACACCGGCGCGGTCGAGCCGGGTCACGGCCTCAAGCTCGGCTACTACGCCCAGGAGCACGAAACCCTGGATCCCGACCGCACGGTGTGGGAGAACATCCGCAGCGCGGCCCCGGATGCCGGGGCCCAGGAACTGCGGAACCTGCTGGGCACCTTCCTGTTCACCGGGGAGCAGCTCGAGCAGCCGGCCGGAACCCTGTCCGGCGGCGAGAAGACCAGGCTCGCCCTGGCCGGGCTGGTGTCCTCCGCGGCCAACGTGCTCCTGCTGGACGAACCGACCAACAACCTCGACCCGGCCAGCCGGGAGCAGGTGCTGGACGCACTCCGCCGGTACGCCGGCGCGGTCGTCCTGGTCACCCACGACCCGGGTGCGGTCGCTGCGCTGCACCCCGAGCGCGTCATCCTGCTGCCCGACGGCAGCGAGGACCACTGGTCGGCCGACTACCTGGATCTCGTCGAGCTCGCCTGA
- a CDS encoding Tex family protein — MTAPTEVPNTPIPSVSSRIAAELNVGQWQVTAAIDMLDGGATVPFIARYRKEATGTLDDAQLRDLEERLTYLRELDDRRAAIIDSIRGQGKLTVALEQSLAAADSKARLEDIYLPYKTKRRTKAQIAREAGLEPLAFTLLKDPNQTPEAVAAAFVDADKGVNDPAEALQGARAILVERFGEDADLVGGLRELLWTRGRLVAAVRKGKEQDGAKFADYFEFAEKLTTLPSHRVLAMFRGEKDDVLDVTVSPEPADPDPLDATPSDYERRIAARFGIADQGRAADKWLRETVRWAWRTRLSVSLGIDVRMRLRQSAEQAAAGVFASNLRDLLLAAPAGSRPTLGLDPGFRTGVKVAVVDGTGKVVAIDTIYPHQPHNRWDAALAALHQLVVTHHVELISIGNGTASRETDRLATELIARVPGLTKIVVSEAGASVYSASPYASAELPDLDVSIRGAVSIARRLQDPLAELVKIDPKSIGVGQYQHDLAESVLAKSLDAVVEDCVNAVGVDVNTASVPLLARVSGITTTLAENIVSHRDSNGPFASRGALKNVPRLGPKAYEQCAGFLRIAGGADPLDRSSVHPEAYPVVRRILKDTGTGLDDLIGNSALLRTLAPEKFVDDKFGVPTVSDILTELEKPGRDPRPAFTTATFADGVEKVTDLRVGMVLEGVVTNVAAFGAFVDVGVHQDGLVHVSAMSNKFVSDPREVVRSGQVVKVKVMEVDPARARISLTLRLDDEPGAKAPRAGGGRPEQNRGTRPPGKGGNQPARRPEPAASGSLADALRKAGFGR, encoded by the coding sequence ATCACGGCCCCGACCGAGGTTCCGAACACGCCCATCCCCTCCGTCAGCAGCCGGATCGCGGCCGAACTCAACGTCGGACAGTGGCAGGTCACCGCGGCGATCGACATGCTCGACGGGGGCGCCACCGTCCCGTTCATCGCCCGCTACCGCAAGGAGGCGACGGGCACCCTGGACGACGCCCAGCTGCGTGACCTCGAGGAACGGCTGACCTACCTGCGGGAGCTGGACGATCGACGGGCCGCGATCATCGACTCCATCCGCGGTCAGGGCAAGCTCACGGTTGCGCTGGAGCAGAGCCTGGCCGCCGCCGACTCCAAGGCGCGGCTCGAGGACATCTACCTGCCCTACAAGACCAAGCGCCGGACCAAGGCCCAGATCGCCCGCGAGGCCGGTCTCGAGCCGCTGGCCTTCACCCTGCTCAAGGACCCGAACCAGACTCCCGAGGCCGTCGCGGCCGCCTTCGTCGATGCCGACAAGGGGGTGAACGACCCCGCCGAGGCCCTGCAGGGGGCCCGAGCCATCCTGGTCGAACGGTTCGGCGAGGACGCCGACCTGGTCGGCGGGCTCCGCGAGTTGCTGTGGACCAGGGGCCGCCTGGTGGCCGCCGTGCGAAAGGGCAAGGAGCAGGACGGCGCCAAGTTCGCCGACTACTTCGAGTTCGCCGAGAAGCTGACCACGCTGCCGTCCCACCGGGTGCTGGCCATGTTCCGGGGCGAGAAGGACGACGTCCTGGACGTCACGGTGAGTCCAGAGCCGGCCGATCCCGACCCCCTGGACGCGACACCGAGTGACTACGAACGCCGGATCGCCGCCCGGTTCGGCATCGCCGACCAGGGCCGGGCGGCCGACAAGTGGCTGCGCGAGACGGTGCGGTGGGCCTGGCGGACAAGGCTCTCGGTCTCTCTCGGGATCGACGTGCGGATGCGCTTGCGGCAGTCGGCCGAGCAGGCGGCGGCCGGTGTCTTCGCGTCCAACCTGCGTGATCTGCTGCTGGCCGCCCCGGCCGGCAGCCGTCCGACCCTTGGGCTGGACCCGGGGTTCCGGACCGGCGTCAAGGTCGCCGTGGTCGACGGGACCGGGAAGGTGGTGGCTATCGACACCATCTACCCGCACCAGCCGCACAACCGCTGGGATGCCGCCCTGGCCGCCCTGCACCAGCTGGTGGTCACCCATCACGTGGAACTGATCTCGATCGGCAACGGCACGGCCTCCCGCGAGACCGACCGGCTGGCCACCGAGCTGATCGCGCGGGTGCCCGGGCTGACCAAGATCGTGGTGTCGGAGGCCGGGGCCTCGGTCTACTCGGCCAGCCCCTACGCGTCGGCCGAGCTGCCCGACCTTGACGTGTCGATCCGCGGCGCCGTGTCGATCGCCCGGCGGCTGCAGGATCCGCTGGCCGAGCTGGTCAAGATCGATCCGAAGTCGATCGGCGTCGGGCAGTACCAGCATGACCTGGCCGAGTCGGTGCTCGCGAAATCGCTGGACGCGGTGGTGGAGGACTGCGTGAATGCGGTCGGCGTCGACGTGAACACCGCCTCGGTTCCGCTGTTGGCCCGCGTCTCCGGCATCACCACGACCCTGGCCGAGAACATCGTCAGCCACCGGGATTCCAACGGCCCCTTCGCCTCTCGCGGCGCGTTGAAGAACGTGCCCCGGCTGGGGCCGAAGGCGTACGAACAGTGCGCCGGATTCCTGCGGATCGCCGGCGGCGCGGATCCGCTCGACCGTTCCAGCGTCCACCCGGAGGCCTACCCGGTGGTCCGGCGGATCCTGAAGGACACCGGCACCGGGCTGGACGACCTGATCGGCAACTCCGCCCTGCTCCGAACCCTGGCTCCGGAGAAGTTCGTCGATGACAAGTTCGGGGTGCCGACGGTGTCCGACATCCTGACCGAGCTGGAGAAGCCCGGTCGCGACCCGCGGCCCGCCTTCACCACCGCCACCTTCGCCGACGGCGTCGAGAAGGTCACCGATCTCCGGGTCGGGATGGTGCTGGAGGGGGTCGTCACCAACGTTGCCGCATTCGGCGCGTTCGTCGACGTCGGCGTGCATCAGGACGGCCTGGTGCACGTCTCGGCCATGAGCAACAAGTTCGTCTCCGACCCCCGCGAGGTGGTCAGGTCGGGCCAGGTGGTGAAGGTCAAGGTGATGGAGGTCGACCCCGCTCGCGCGCGGATCTCGCTGACCCTGCGCCTGGACGACGAACCCGGGGCCAAGGCCCCCCGTGCCGGCGGCGGACGGCCAGAGCAGAACCGGGGGACCCGCCCGCCCGGCAAGGGCGGCAACCAGCCGGCCCGGCGGCCCGAGCCGGCGGCGTCCGGATCCCTCGCCGATGCCCTGCGGAAGGCCGGATTCGGCCGGTAG
- a CDS encoding SCO4848 family membrane protein — translation MILTRGWSLFLVVVGVFNWVIWPRFSVAVWQDRRAWSGAVGHSSPTSFLLVHAVLVITAVILGTIVGVLGIRGYLASRRRVAAPRNVAEPV, via the coding sequence GTGATCCTGACTCGTGGGTGGTCCCTGTTCCTGGTCGTCGTCGGCGTCTTCAACTGGGTCATCTGGCCGCGGTTCTCAGTGGCCGTCTGGCAGGACCGTCGAGCCTGGTCGGGGGCCGTCGGGCACTCGTCACCGACGTCGTTCCTGCTGGTCCACGCGGTACTGGTGATCACGGCGGTGATACTCGGCACGATCGTCGGCGTGCTCGGGATCCGCGGCTACCTGGCCTCGCGGCGCCGGGTGGCTGCTCCGCGAAACGTGGCCGAGCCGGTCTGA
- a CDS encoding acVLRF1 family peptidyl-tRNA hydrolase, producing the protein MSTVGRPRPAAGGGIEVEISAGRVVGWVNRFAGRNEGVQDLLAHPDRLEITAGDGTVARIEVPFGPMSIGNREPVEALVDHLAGIGLLGLVLVRGGAHSIGTARDSVVLSSSTDRAYLQGRTAAGGWSQQRYARRRGNQLTASLADAAQTAERVLLPLADRFGGLVLAGDAAALKRVMAEPALKPLTRLPSRTFGDIPEPRRAVLDEVAQRSLVVRIVVRTREQMARLAGPS; encoded by the coding sequence GTGAGCACCGTCGGACGTCCCCGCCCGGCCGCCGGCGGCGGCATCGAGGTGGAGATCTCGGCCGGCCGCGTGGTGGGTTGGGTCAACCGGTTCGCCGGCCGCAACGAGGGTGTCCAGGATCTGCTCGCGCATCCGGACCGGCTGGAGATCACCGCCGGCGACGGCACGGTGGCGCGGATCGAGGTGCCGTTCGGTCCGATGTCGATCGGAAACCGCGAGCCGGTCGAGGCCCTGGTCGATCATCTGGCCGGTATCGGCCTGCTCGGTCTGGTGCTGGTGCGCGGCGGCGCGCACTCGATCGGCACCGCCCGGGACTCGGTGGTGCTCTCGTCGTCCACCGACCGGGCCTACCTGCAGGGCCGCACCGCGGCCGGCGGTTGGTCGCAGCAGCGGTACGCCCGGCGACGCGGCAACCAGTTGACGGCCTCGCTGGCCGATGCCGCGCAGACCGCCGAGCGGGTGCTGCTGCCGCTGGCCGATCGGTTCGGCGGCCTGGTGCTGGCCGGTGACGCGGCCGCGCTGAAGCGAGTGATGGCCGAACCGGCCCTGAAACCGTTGACCCGGTTGCCGTCCCGGACGTTCGGCGACATCCCGGAACCGCGCCGGGCCGTCCTCGACGAGGTCGCACAGCGCAGCCTGGTGGTGCGCATCGTGGTGCGGACGCGGGAGCAGATGGCCCGGTTGGCCGGACCGAGCTGA